In Polaromonas sp. JS666, one genomic interval encodes:
- a CDS encoding GtrA family protein, producing the protein MGTLRSLAEALISRLPPRLQPMARWRFIKFGAVGASGTVINIAVLYVAQEFLLTFIADFHSRLNYSIALAITCATISNFYWNRRLTWRDRKHEVHHSALFLFFKYVMAAGLSIVVQSLLTKWLAIYLHYILANLVAIVVASVCNFVANDRMTFRRRAKIQPPNAATTPPADVHDKP; encoded by the coding sequence ATGGGAACACTGCGATCCCTTGCGGAGGCGCTGATCAGCCGCCTGCCACCACGGCTTCAGCCCATGGCGCGCTGGCGTTTCATCAAGTTTGGCGCGGTGGGTGCCAGCGGCACGGTGATCAATATCGCCGTGCTGTATGTCGCGCAGGAGTTTTTGCTCACCTTCATCGCAGACTTCCACTCGCGGCTCAATTACTCGATTGCACTGGCCATCACCTGCGCGACCATCAGCAACTTTTACTGGAACCGGCGCCTGACCTGGCGGGACCGCAAGCACGAGGTCCACCATTCAGCGCTGTTCCTGTTCTTCAAATATGTGATGGCGGCGGGCCTGTCGATTGTTGTTCAGTCCCTGCTGACCAAATGGCTGGCCATCTACCTGCACTACATCCTGGCCAACCTGGTGGCCATCGTGGTGGCCAGCGTGTGCAATTTTGTCGCCAACGACCGCATGACGTTCCGCCGGCGCGCGAAAATTCAGCCGCCCAACGCTGCCACAACGCCACCTGCCGATGTCCATGACAAGCCCTGA
- a CDS encoding glycosyltransferase family 9 protein: MNIQLQRWIDRWVGIPLCAAVSGLNAVTRALRGPSREVAATTAPRAIVVILLSEMGSLVLAHDMFARLKQRYPGAELHALLFRKNREILDLMKVVDPAHVHTVHDKSLSGLLSSLWKAIAELRRARVDVAIDCELFSRISSLLSFASGAPVRVGFHRHTQEGLYRGSHINRPVPYNPYHHISAQFLALARAIDSTAVPKSKLPMVGTNKPPPHVQLDGALVQGIAQRLAQDFPAIAGKPLVLVYPGGGILPIRAWPLASYTTLCEGLVADGCAVAVIGLKDDQALAQQLVANVNQAYPAGPVIDLTGYTRSISELLALFHVARLLVTNDGGPGQFAALTPIWTLMLFGPETPALYAPHTPKCHSFYSQWPCSPCLTAYNHRSSYCDGDNQCLKVIAPATVLAKARECLAETPVTA; encoded by the coding sequence ATGAACATCCAGCTGCAACGATGGATTGACCGCTGGGTCGGCATCCCGTTGTGTGCCGCGGTCTCTGGCCTGAATGCGGTGACCAGGGCTTTGCGGGGGCCGTCCCGCGAGGTGGCCGCCACCACCGCGCCACGAGCGATCGTGGTGATCCTGCTGTCCGAAATGGGCAGCCTGGTGCTGGCGCACGATATGTTTGCGCGGCTGAAGCAACGCTATCCCGGCGCCGAGCTGCATGCCCTGCTGTTCAGGAAGAACCGTGAAATCCTCGACCTCATGAAGGTCGTTGACCCGGCGCATGTGCACACGGTGCATGACAAGTCGCTGTCGGGCCTGCTGTCCAGCCTGTGGAAAGCGATTGCCGAACTGCGCCGCGCGCGGGTCGACGTGGCGATCGACTGCGAACTGTTTTCGCGCATCAGCAGCCTGCTGTCGTTTGCCAGTGGTGCGCCTGTTCGCGTGGGCTTTCACCGCCATACGCAGGAAGGCCTGTACCGCGGCTCGCACATCAACCGGCCCGTGCCCTACAACCCCTATCACCACATCAGCGCGCAGTTTCTGGCGCTTGCGCGAGCCATCGACTCCACGGCGGTACCGAAATCAAAGCTGCCGATGGTGGGCACCAACAAGCCCCCGCCGCATGTACAGCTGGACGGCGCCCTGGTGCAGGGTATTGCGCAGCGGCTGGCGCAGGACTTTCCGGCCATCGCCGGCAAGCCGCTGGTACTCGTCTACCCCGGCGGCGGCATTCTGCCCATCCGCGCGTGGCCACTGGCGTCGTACACCACGCTGTGCGAAGGCCTGGTGGCCGATGGCTGCGCGGTGGCCGTGATTGGCCTGAAAGACGACCAGGCACTGGCGCAGCAACTGGTCGCCAACGTGAACCAGGCCTACCCGGCCGGGCCGGTGATTGACCTGACGGGCTACACCCGATCGATCTCCGAGCTGCTGGCGCTGTTCCATGTGGCGCGCCTGCTGGTGACCAACGATGGCGGACCCGGGCAGTTCGCGGCACTGACGCCGATCTGGACGCTGATGCTGTTCGGGCCTGAAACGCCAGCCCTCTACGCGCCGCACACACCGAAGTGCCATTCGTTTTACAGCCAGTGGCCCTGTTCGCCCTGCCTGACCGCATACAACCACCGCTCCTCCTACTGCGACGGCGACAACCAGTGCCTCAAGGTCATTGCGCCCGCCACCGTGCTGGCCAAGGCGCGGGAATGCCTGGCCGAAACTCCGGTGACGGCCTGA
- the tgt gene encoding tRNA guanosine(34) transglycosylase Tgt, with the protein MLEFEVLKTDARTGEGANAHPGSHARRGQLTLTHGVVQTPIFMPVGTYGTVKGVMPQSLHEMGAQIILGNTFHLWMRPGLDVMKQFGGLHRFESWDKPILTDSGGFQVWSLGDMRKISEEGVKFASPVNGDKLFLTPEISMQIQTVLNSDIVMQFDECTPYDTKGHITTESEARSSMELSLRWAKRCVAEFDKLENPNALFGIVQGGMYQNLRHESLEALVELDLPGYAVGGVSVGEPKEEMQRIMAHTPHRLPADKPRYLMGVGTPEDLVEGVGAGIDMFDCVMPTRNARNGHLFTRFGDLKIRNARHKADEQPLDTTCTCYTCKGRTMPDGSTSGGFSRAYLHHLDRCGEMLGPMLASIHNLHYYLNLMQEIRDALDAGRFGEFAARFRTDRLRGV; encoded by the coding sequence ATGCTCGAATTTGAAGTTCTGAAGACCGACGCAAGGACCGGCGAAGGGGCCAATGCCCACCCCGGCTCGCATGCCCGGCGCGGCCAGTTAACGCTCACCCATGGCGTCGTGCAAACGCCCATCTTCATGCCGGTCGGCACCTATGGCACCGTCAAGGGCGTGATGCCGCAGTCGCTGCACGAGATGGGCGCCCAGATCATCCTGGGCAACACCTTTCACCTGTGGATGCGCCCCGGGCTGGACGTGATGAAACAGTTTGGCGGCCTGCACCGGTTCGAAAGCTGGGACAAACCGATACTCACCGACAGCGGCGGCTTTCAGGTCTGGTCGCTGGGCGACATGCGCAAGATCTCCGAGGAAGGCGTGAAGTTTGCCTCGCCGGTGAATGGCGACAAGCTGTTCCTGACACCGGAAATCTCCATGCAGATCCAGACGGTGCTCAACAGCGACATCGTGATGCAGTTTGACGAGTGCACCCCTTACGACACCAAGGGCCACATCACGACCGAAAGCGAGGCGCGCAGCTCGATGGAGCTCAGCCTGCGCTGGGCCAAGCGCTGCGTGGCCGAGTTTGACAAACTGGAAAACCCCAACGCACTGTTTGGCATTGTGCAGGGCGGCATGTACCAGAACCTGCGCCACGAATCGCTGGAGGCCCTGGTAGAACTGGACTTGCCCGGTTACGCGGTGGGCGGCGTCAGCGTGGGCGAGCCCAAGGAAGAAATGCAGCGCATCATGGCGCACACGCCCCATCGCCTGCCGGCCGACAAGCCGCGCTATCTGATGGGTGTGGGCACGCCCGAGGATCTGGTGGAGGGTGTGGGCGCCGGCATCGACATGTTTGACTGCGTGATGCCGACACGCAATGCGCGCAACGGCCACCTGTTCACGCGCTTTGGCGACCTGAAAATCCGCAACGCGCGCCACAAGGCCGACGAGCAACCGCTGGACACCACCTGCACCTGCTACACCTGCAAGGGCCGCACCATGCCCGACGGCAGCACGTCGGGCGGCTTTTCGCGGGCCTACCTGCACCACCTGGACCGCTGCGGTGAAATGCTGGGCCCGATGCTGGCCAGCATCCACAACCTGCATTACTACCTGAACCTGATGCAGGAAATCCGCGATGCGCTCGATGCGGGACGGTTCGGCGAGTTCGCCGCGCGCTTCCGGACCGACCGGCTGAGAGGCGTCTGA